The Cryptomeria japonica chromosome 6, Sugi_1.0, whole genome shotgun sequence genomic interval ATTTTTAACCACATAAATttaaaaggaaaaaaatctttattaacattatttatttgtttaaataagaaaaaaattgtatttgaaATTTAAAAGGAAATATAAAAAGAAGGACATATATGGAATCATATGAATTAATTCATAATTTCAGTTTTGCtttatttttctatttctttttaaaTTATAGTTTCTTCATCATTACGAAAGAAGCTTTCAAATTATTCTTTATACTTAATTCAAATTTTATAGGAATAATGTATGGTGTTAAAATTTAAGAAACAAGTCTAGATAAGTAAGCAATGGGAACACTCTATTAGTCATTACGCTctcataaaaaaaattatgtagGTGGTTAATAATCACAATGAATAAATATTTGTTTCAtctttatgttattttttatttctcTAATGCTGTCATGAACCTTAAATTTCAACCCAACACTATAATATCAAATCGTGCAATTCAAAACATCACTCATTGAACCCTAACTTTCCAAGATTGTATTGTGAGCATGATCACatctttaatttataattttaaaatcctCTCTCCCTTAAAAATTCAAGTGTGCATGTAAATTTATGTATTTAAAGGCATATCATCCCAAGGATATATTTGAATGAGTACACAAGATCATATAGTAAATAGAAGAAATTAAATTTGTTATCTATCTATTTGTTATAAATTTTaaatatgaaagataaaatgtaaCTTAAATCTAtataaattcaaattaaataaaaaagataaaagatTGAAGTTAAATAGTAATTAGAATTCATAATAATTAAAGTTAATACTTATGTGGCTTTGGCTCCCTCCTCTTTTACTTATTGAAGCTCCTAGTTCGGGTTTGGTCTCGACTCTTCCAATTTTGTTCCCTTTTGTCTATTGCAGGATGGTTTGGTCTTTAATTATCAATGTGACTTTTTTGGTTTTTGTCAAAATCTCTGTAACCTTGATTTCTCATTTCTGGCCTTCTATGGGTATTTTGGTGTGCCTGTTAAAGGTGCGGTTATTGTTGCCATCTTCTTCAGACTCTTTATTAGTATGTTATTGTATCTAAATGttatattacataaatatatttCGGCTCTGACCTTTGATCGATAAAAAGAAAGTTAATTaactttaattttaaattttaagtaaAATAGTTAAATTGAATCAACCATTTTAAAGTTGAATAGGTAAATAGAATTAACCTAATTCTTAAAGTAAAATAGTTAACATAATTCATAATAATTAACAtaataaataaatttctttatatatatatatatatatatatatatatatatatatatttatttatttaaaactcaactaaacattttaaaaaataaaaaagattaaaaTCAATCAATGATTTGACatgttaaattaaaattaaaatcaaattaaaatcaaTCAATTATTAAAACCAAATTAAAATCAACCCAAATAATTTATtatgaaataaatttaattttaaaacttaGATATGAACATTTAAGAAAACAAACTTTAATACTTTTAGGtagataattgaaataaattttagATATGCTATAAAAATGGAGAAGATTAAAATTTGTTCAAATTTACAACTGAATGCAATTTGAGTTCTATGGGATAAACCAAACTgcaatttattttgattaaatctATACCCGTCAGATAATTTTTTTGGCTTTGGCTAGTGACTCATATTGTTATGGTTGGACAATCATAGTTGATGAATATAGCTTGGTAGACAACAAACTTAAAATTGTAATCAATGCATGGATATATTGGTGTAATGTGAGTACAAAAGACAACACAAAGGAATTAATCTACTCCTACTTTTTTGGCCACACTATTACACAAAGATCTTCTTCAATTGCACTCATGCTACAACATTCTTAGGGACAATGATCACTACCATTATTGATGATCATATTCTTGAATATAGCATAGAACAATGATTTTAGGGGATAAGCCAATGGATGGACAAACCTACACATCCTTGAAGTAAATAACAAAATGTTATGTCTTTCCTAAATTGCAACAAATGTGTATAAGATGTCTCAACAACCACCTATAAATCTACTCAATGTAATAAATATCTTAAGTTAAGCGTCTTCATACATCCTAAAAACATTTCACATAACTTGCTAGATTAAATCATAAGTTTTGGATTAATGCAAAAACAGGTTTtaaaggggccccgaaaccctttacaaaatgattctaagaggattaGAATCAGATAGCAACTTCCAAAACAAAACGGGTTGCAAGGATAGACATAGAAAGCGGTAGCCAAAAAGACAACAAAAGCCCAGTTGGGCACAAAAAGACAACAGAAAGACCAAACCTAGACACATAAAGAACCAACAACAGAAAAcaacccaattacattaggcttATGAGGGTCTCAACAACCTCAGCCTCTAGGGCATTCATGGTATCAGCAGTAGCCTGCATAGCATTATAATCCAAGTTCTGAAAGGCACCTTCTTCTTAATGTTCCCTTGAGTCCTTTTGTAGGGTCCTTCACCACTTTGAGTCGCCTCAACTTCCtcaccaataacaacaacaaccttatccgGTTGGTTCAGACttttcaccatggtattcataaccGTTGCAGATTGTTTAACAATTTTATGATTGCTAACCATAATTGGCTTGAGGGTGTCCTGGATTTTTTTGTAGCCATCCTCAACCCAGGTGATGtgttcctccaaatttttcttaAGCTGGTCAACCCCTTCCCTTGTTTTCTTGATACAGTCCATGGTCAAATTCTTCTCACCCTCAGTCCAATTCCCATCATCGTGCAAACCAAGAGAAGAACCAGCAGGGAAGGAATCCATTTTGCTACCCAGAGCTCTTTGGTTAATCCGGATATCTTTGAGCTCATGAAATAGCCACTTGAACAAACTGAAGGTGTTGATTGCATGATCATGAGCCAAacccaacacattttcataatcctcccttttatcatttagctcatcacTTTTAGGATTAAGGTCAACAATACCAGCCACACACATATTACCAGTCTCCTTAAAGGAAAGAGGAGAGACCGAGACATTAGGGTtcttgttagagtaatcgggtctttaattgattaattaaacaatatttgtttaattatttaagttccctttatctcttttatagtttagctaactttaggtgcataataattaattcttttattaattattatgtgcaagcctaggttttcctttttagggtttcttgacctattagaggttggattattttcctttgtattattccattatcatattacacattttgtgaatatcaagctctcatcttttgagcatattttctgtgtattattttttctgttatttgcttccttgcttctccttgtaacaggttattcagcttgcagagatctttaggctcttgtggttttgtatttctcaactctcacatggtatcagagcctcggATCTACAAcaatctattcttgttttgagaatttttgcattggaagcagatctggggtttcaggaagtttttttatgcacttagggataggcctttttttctgagcactttgggcctaaactgacctcaccatcatgctcatgaggccccaaaacccctatagtcatataaaacttgcctagttttggcTCTTGAGCCTCTGGGAGTTTTTTTTCTCCAGTACCAGGGCGTACGACCCTGACACACAGTTTgagattattttttttttaaaaagcctttttacggcatgcacgCTGAaagttgattttttgaaaaaaataaaatcaaaaacaaaaaaatattttccaaagttTTGGCGAGAAGTTTTTTTGTTTAACAAAAATCACACTTTATTTCGGGGTTTACCCCACGGTACGCTGGGTACTGTGTGGCCCCCTGGCCTGCTGCAGGTTTGGCGCCGGCGGCGGTTCTGACACCACTAGCCCTCGGCCCCGTCAATGTCTACCTTCCCGGCCCCCATCGACGTTTGCCTCCCCGGTGCCCCGCCTGTCGGCCCCCACTTGCGGCCCTCTCCAGCGTCGCCAGCGCCACGGCCTCCTTGCGCCCCCCGTTGATGTCGTCATCGTCGCCACCCTTCCCACCTCCACTGTGCTCTTCCCGTCAGTGCCCTTTTCGTCGACTACCACTGCAGGTCCACCCGCCGACCACCTCTGCGCCACCTGCCAGCCACCAGGGCGCCGCCCACGGGCCAACCTCCGCCCGACCCTGCCCCCGTTGCACCTCCCTCTTGCCTCTTTTAGGGGGgattggtttttttgccataacttgggcaaacggagtcatttttttgaaaatgaataagcgtcggaaagctggttccgagccagaccttgtggtgttggaatttttttctattttttctgtttgactatgtttttttctagtgaaagtggggtctcttttttgcacttcgggagccataaaatgagcatcccaactccgtttttcgaaaaatttatgtttttggaaagcatgtgctgtgtactttccagccatatgagttttctttctagattctgctctaggaatattttcttcagttttttgcttttcagcactctgtggATATCCTGGTTGTtgcaggtcctgggatctcttctcttagtaggatgtctcggttttggttcttctttctgtttccagtcttctatatcttcttatcattgtagcattttatttatacaAACACACCGAGATAAAGTgctatcatgcattgtttacttgggatcttgcacatcttgtgccttattgtacatgcactacttataaagtgccatgagggggttgatgtttgccttgtttgccatccacctttgtcaagtgagtgttccttccatgacattcacctcatattgtgtgtcaagtgagtgttccttccatgacactatgtactctctctgcaccttcgatgttcctggttcttcgtcatccagttcttgttggccgttcttttcagtgtacatgtccctctcccttttcaacattatggggaggtttgtcttgttggttctaatgcttccgtggttcgattgatcggctctttaggctttggtttctcatgccatttgtatctttgtgttcagttgtttgcctttgtttgccttctgattcaagtagtgtcatttgagggcactcatacagattacagtcttctctacctagtcatgttctattgtagtggaggttcttcaaatcagcagTTATTGTTAGacagtgtttgtaggttcttcatgcttcagtgattcttctaatcttctcttgttcctatatttttggaacattcttgtttggagactttttcagtccttcttcttgccttttccatctctgtttggagtagaggtttttcccacgtggttttctctatttctccggttcatagagatttggttgtatttgggtacctgatcaggccttgttgttgggacctatctttcatgctttcagtagttgttctaggttttagcttctccctaagtctagcttaagggggggtgttagagtaatcgggtctttacttgattaattaaacaatatttgtttaattatttaagttccctttatctcttttacacttaagctaactttaggtgcataataattaattctttatgtgcaagcctaggttttcctttttagggtttcttgacctattagaggttggattcttttcctttgtattattccattatcatattacacattttgtgaatattgagctctcgtcttttgagcatattttttgtgtattattttttctgttatttgcttccttgcttctccttgtaacaggttattcagcttgtagagatctttaggctcctgtggtgttgtatttctcaactctcatagTTCTTATCAGCATCTGCCTTCTCAGAAGAAGAGGGGGAGCCAATCTTAGTcgaagtagaggaggaggacataacaatGTTCTTATGACCAGTTGAACCCTTCCTCGATTTGGGTTTAGATCTTGAAGgagtttccactttagctttttTCAGGGGAGGTGTAGTCTCCTCAGACCCAGACCCAGAATCGTCATTCTCAGAGTCTCCcacactagtctcatcattctcaTAAGAAATATGGATAAAATCCTCAGGGGGAGGAAGAGCATGGAAATGTGCATCAATAAGAACCAGCAAGCCTTCATGCACACTGGGAAACTTAGCAGGGTTCTTACGGTGGTCACTGAAATTAGCCCTAAGGGCAGACATGAGGTAGAACGGGAAAAACATTTTCACTCCAAGGCAAAAATGATTCAGAATAACAAAATGGTGGCCATACACCGTAGTATACCGACCATCCAAAGTAAGATAactcataattaccttgagaagcttTTGCCAGAAAGGTTTGATGACCGCAATATCATAGTAGCAAGTCATCTTCTTGATAATTTTAGcctgctcctcctcctccttaggGAAACCCTGCACAACTTGCTCCGTGTACACCCTATCTCTATAATACTTCATGACATCCATAGATAACCTAGTGACTTGAGCAATAAGGGCTTCGTCTACCAAGACCCTCCGACCGTGAAGAATAATCAAGCCATCCTTCAAGTTTTTAGCAAAATACTTGGTAACATCTTGTTCGCCCTTGAAGCCTCTCAATAAACCCACCTTTCTTCAGAATGCGCCAaagcttcttttcattcttaagCTACACACAACTAGGCGACTCAATTCTCTTTCTGGCACCACCCATTTTCTCCGGCTCTCTGTAATTCTCTCTGCAACGACTTTCCAGAGTTAAGGAAATCCTCTAGAAAATGTATGAAATCACCCACAAAGGATGCGAAATAAATGCACATCAATTCTTATGTCCTCTCCAGCCACCTGTCTCAGAACAGAAGGTATTGGCAGTTCTAAAAACACACAAAGTCATAATAGCACTAATAATCATTAACTTTACTCCCCTAACTTTGCTCATGGAGTAGATACATCGCAAGTTCAGAGTCCAACCTATCACCATGGGTCCAACAAAGCTGGGTTTTACACGTCACTCCCCTGTTGGCAAGGGAGTCAACAATCACATTGGCTTGTCTATAAAAATGAGAGAAcatacatttatcaaaggttttaataatgtcTTTGGCTTTTTTAATCCATATATCAAGATTCCAAGCAGGAGTAGAATTTCCTTTAAGGTAGTTGATAACGTTCTTAGAATCCCCCTCGACCCAAACAAGCTTACAATTGTTCTATTTTGCAAGTTTAAGACTGTGATATGCCCCTATGGCTTCGACAACATTATTAGTCTGTTTACCAAGAGGGATCGCAATAGCAGAAATGAAGTTGCCATTGTGATCCTGTATCACTCCACCACAACCAGCTTGACCCAGGTTCCCTTTAGCTgcgccatcaaaattgattttgacccAACCTCAGGGAGGAAAGTTCCAACTAATGTTGTCCCCGAGGTTGACCTTAGGTATTACCATATGATGACCAAGATTCCAGCCCTTGACAACATTaacttcatactccttaaggatgCCACCATTGGGGCTAACAACCGAGAGGTTATCAGAGATGGCtctagaattttttttgaaaacaatatCAAAAGGGAGATGGGTGTCCCTGAAGATACGATTGTTACATTCTTTCCATAAGCCCCAtgccatatgaggaaacacaaaaaACCAGATCTTCTTTATGAAGGGATTTTTGGAGGGCGGATTCCATTGGTGGACAAACTCCTTAACAATTCCCGGTAAGGTCCAGGAAAGATCCCATTTCTGAAGCACCAGACTCCAAATCTTAGAGGTGTAAGAGCAATGTAAGAACAAATGGTCTACAGATTCAGTCGCTTGCAAACACAAGTAGCATTTGTTTGGGATAGCAAAGCCCCTCTTAACAAGATTGTCAgtagttaagattttattaagaaagaggagccAGAAAAACATATTGACCTTAGGAGAAAGGTTCCTAATCAAAACTTTAGAACATAAGGACACATAAGGTTCCTTACAGACATCCATAGAAGCCACAAAAAACTTCCCATTGGGGTCAAATTTATAGATTAGTTCATCTTCCACACTTTCCTCGAAGCCAAAAGAATTTAGGGAAAATTGCAATTGGGTAAAAGAAGGATTAATAGCAAGAAGATTAAGccacttaccctccttccaatagtcagccaCCATGGGGCCATGAGAAGCCACACAAAGATCTTTTAAAGATCCCAGAGTAGGATTTGAAGCCAGTGAGTGATGCCCaatccaacaatcatcccaaaaccGGATTTTTCTACCATTCCCAAGCTTCCAGTAGGCTCCCCAGCTAGCCACATCCCTAGCCTTGAGaatattgttccaaagatgagaAACAACAGGGATCTGAGAAGAACTCAAAAAATCCTGCAAAAAATGAACATTAGAAAGATATTTATTATGCCATAAGGTGTTCCATTCCCTTCTACAGTCATAGGACCTCCAAACCTATTTAGCCAGCAAAGCAATATTAAAGGTTTTGATGCTTCTAATACCCAATCCACCAACTCTCCTTGGCTTGTAGACATTCTCCCAGGCAACCAGAGGGATTCTTCTCTTCTCCTCAACCCATGACCAAAGGaatctttttttaattttgtcaATAATATCAGCAAATTTAGAGGgaattttgaacaaactgagagcatacaCAGGTAGGTTATGAAGAGTAGCTTTCAGTAGCTGAATTTTACTAGCCTAACTCAAAAGGTTACCTTTCCATCCATCCAACTTCCTATTAAATCGATCAATTAAGGATTGCCAAAAGGACTCAGAAGGTTTAGATCATAGAGGGAGACCCAGGGAAGTAGAGGGGAGCTTACCAATTAGACAACCAAGAATGTTAGAAATCTTCATTTGGCATTGCTCAGGAGtattgatgaaatagataaaacTTTTAGTTCTATTAACCATCTATCTAGAGGCTTTTTCATAGATGTTGAGAATCAATTTAGTGACTCTGGCTTCTCCAAAAAAGGAGCTACCCATtaagatggtatcatcaacaaattgttgatgagagcaaaTTAAATTGGTAGAGGACGGTTTGAGACCTTTGAGGGAACCATCGACAACTTTTTTTATGAATGTATCTTCCCAAACTTTCCGCCATAATTGTGAAAAGAATAGGCGAGATGGGGTCACCCTGCCTAAGACCCTTTGAAGTTCTAAAGAAGTGGGACGACGAACCATTGACAATAAAAACAAAAGAGGCAATAGAAATGAGCTGCCAAATCAAACTAATCACCTTGCCAAAGAAACCAAATGCCTGGAGATTTTTTTTTAAGAAGCACCAATCCACCCTATTGTTAGCTTTAGCAATGTCCAATTTCAAAAGAAAGCCTTGAGACTTCACCTCCaaaagagaatgaatattttcatgaactgtgATGATGGAGTCAAGAATCTGTTTGCTTGACACAAAGCCATTTTGTTGAGGGGAGATCAGAAGAGGAAGAACACCCAGCAATCTCGACGTAAGGACCTTGgaaataattttgtagaaagagCTGCACAGGCTGATAGGCCTAAAATAATCCAAAGAATCAATCCCTTTCTTCTTAGGAATAAGGATgatgaaggtagcattcagttccttTAGCAAAGATCTAGCTCCgaaaaattctttaacaacattgGAGACATCTTCCCCTACCACATCCCAAAAGTGCTGAAAGAAAAACATAAGAAAGCCATCAGGTCTGGGAGCTTTACTACCATCAAAATAAAAGACAACACTCCTAATCTCCTCCTTAGAAGGAATGACAACAAGATTATGATTTTGGCTCTTAGAAAGGATTTTGGGTATAATATCAGCCAATATATTCTGAGCCTCCGGGTCCAACAACATATCTTTCTTCAGAAGATCAACAAAAACTCAACAACAACTCTATTgatttcatcctcattatcaattCTTCTCCCATTCTTCATTAGGTGACCAATTTTGTTAGCAGCCCTATGTTTGAGGGTAGAGATGTGgaagaatctgatatttttatcACCATCCTTGAGCCATAAGGCTCGAGATCTCTGTCTCCAAAAGGTCTCTTCCCGAGCTATTATATTGTGGTATTTAGACAAAATCTCACTCTCCTGAGCAAAATTATCATTCACATATCCACTATGCTGAACTTTACCCTGGATCATGGCCAACTCCTCCTGAATAGTAGATTTCTGAGCAAAGATGTCCCCAAAAACTTCTCTATTTCACTTTTTAACCCTATCCTTGACATGCCTCATTTTTTTAGCCACCTGGAACATAGCAGAGCCATCCACATGAACATTCCACCAATCCTTCACACTGCTGGAGAGGTTTGGGTGGgacaaccacattttctcaaatctgaacGGAAACCTCCTTCTTGGACCATTTTTAGGTTCAACCATTAGACATATAGGAAGATGGTCAGATCCAATTCTAAGCATAGAATTCAGAGAGCAGATATAATGCTAGATCCACTCAATAGAAATCAAGGCCCTATCATGCCTAACTTGAATCAGGTCAGTACCAACTCGATGATTGGACCAGGTAAAGGAAGCTCTAGATAAATCTAAATCAACCAGGCCTTGACCATTGATGAAGTCAGCTAAGTCCAATTTGCTGTCAATTTGTATCAAGGATCCCCCAAATTTCTCAGCATCCATAAGgggggtattaaaatcccccataATAAGCCAGGGAGTGTTGGGATAACAACTATGAAAAGATGAGAGCTTTAACTAGAATTTTCTCCTGCAAACTTTATTGTTAGAAGCATACACATTGGACAGAATCCAAGAAAACCCATCCCTTGAATGTTTAAACAAAGTAGCAACATGGTTACTATTGTGGTAGATAGGAGTACCATGAATATACTTGTTATTCCAGAGGGTAGCAACTCCCCCAGAAGCCCCATCAGAGCTGCTCCCATAAGTGTCACAAAATTTGGAGAACTTTGTTTTCTCCACCTTATCTttagtcattttagtttcttgaataagtaaaATATCCGGTCTATGATCCCTAATAATATTACGGACGATGTCCTATTTATGACTACTATTAAGacctctaacattccaagatataatcttcATTTCTTACCAGGGGAATTGAATAGACTATCATGGATCATTTTTTGTGATCCATCCACTAAGTTCTGTATGCTCTCCTGCTTTCTTTGCCATCTGTTAGATTTTCTCCCTGCACTTCGAGGTGGCCCACCACAATCTACTTTCACAGAACAATCTGCCTTCACTCTGTTATGAGTTGTAACTCCAGGCTTATGCTGAGACTTCTTTTTCTTCGACACCACCTTAGTatagctcatttcttcatcaaagtcaattccttctaaACCCGTAGAACTAAATTGCATTCTAAATAATTACTTCTAACAAAGGCAATGTTCATTTCTTCCAATTTTTATTTGCCCTACAATATAttacttgatgcaggagcatcctcggtcaatgagcaatcttgcatcatccaaaaatatttcctttcagttttgttctcgtttagttctttgtgcagttttctgtgttcttaccagttggtacctgtagttgcttgttcttcatggcaaaTCTTGGCAAATCTTATTTTTGGTTACCAGGTTGGTTCGTGTGCTTAATCCCAgatttttcagttcatttgggttcctttccggtcagttatcgcttccggttgattgtttctgggttcccggacagttcttgtgcttatcggttggtGTTCCTTCATTACTGACgcgattcttggcgtgtggatctatcttgggtcttgtccgacgttctttggcgtgtggccgaccttcctgttgAACCACATCGCTTGGTTATTTTTTTTTccggaaagatttatttaattcttatggccgacctaattacacgtttcatttcctgcattggtaaatataATCTTATGAAGCCGACCCaaatatgttccggtgggtatcatatatgttattatgtaatcatttgtaggggcagaggaagtagaattgaaaATAAGGATTGATAGTcacattttgtgatctggttgattcttagagtcccgtattggattatatttgattgatagcctgcatgtaaccggttaattgcCAGATgctctttgatgattatatgatgattgcTGGATGATTGCCAGAAGTTCTAAGGcattaatatgatctgtttatgcaatcttgttatgttttcctgCTGCTTTCGTGGTGttgctcttgctgcataagccggttgattctctttgaagGTTTTACCACTTATGACCGCATCATTACCTAAAGCATATCTTGCTATCGACATAACCATTACACCTCATTAAAGTGCAAGTGCTAGTCCTAATAAAATTATAGGTATATAAACAATAAATATATCACTATCAAATAAATTATACACCATATACATTATTTGCATCAAAATAGACCCAAAACTAAATAGGGAATGGCATGGATATGCTAATTTCACCATTACAAAATGTGAAAAAGCTTATCTCAATCGATTTGGTAGACGGGAGAGCGGTCCATTTCCTCTAATTGCAGCGATGGCCTCAACAAGTTTGTCCCCTCTTCCATGTCTcacactttcttcttcttcaaacCTGCATTCGTGTCTTGCATTTGGTGAAGCAGGGGCAGGAGCAAGAGCAACAAGAGCAATATGCCGTGGGAAGCAAATGGGTGGCATCAAAATTTCGCACAAGTACGAGAGCTTGAAGGCAAGCAGTGTATCTGCATCTGCAAGCTTGACTCTGGACTCATTCTTCGGAGAGAGCGAAGACGAGGGAGGTGAAGAGTTGAAGGAGAAGGCCAAATGTCCACCAGGGCTGCGCACGTACGAGATGATGCTTGTTCTCAGGCCTGACATCTCAGAAGAGGACCGCCTCGCCCTCACACAACGTTACGAGGAGGTTACTTAACTGCATACCCAATTCTCTCTTTTCCTGTGTTTTGCATCGAATCTTATCCAAGATTTGCTTAGCACCTTTGAAAGGACAAATGTTACATGCTTGTTGCAATCACCAATGGGCGTTTGTCGCGTTTGCCTACAATGTTCTTGTAGAAACAAATGCGGCACACAATGACCTTGATAGTATAATACTtttgaaatgattttgatactaAAATTCCTGAATAACTGTAACATATTGGATGATTTCATTTTCCCTACTACCATCTGATTGCAAAAAGCTCTAAAATTTTCTCTGTCTCACCTGCTGAGAGAACTGAGGGACTCCTAGGTTAGAGATTATACGAGTTTGACCCATATTGACAAGTCTCAAGAAACTTGTTCAAGCTAACCCTGTATCATGCTAATGGGAGCAATAATATCATCCTAGATTTACTGGGCGAAAACAGAACTTAGGTTTGTTCATGTAAACTAGTACAGAGCTATATAACCTACAGGTTATACTTTTCTTAGGGACCTTTCTTTGCCCTCTTCTTATATGCGTTGTTGCAGATTTGCTTGCCCTTTGATTTGGCCGAAACTTATACTCAAAAAGACCTTATATACACCCAGCTTAATGTTTTTTTACCACCTGGCTTTTCTATGGGCTTGCTCTAATCTTTGGCCCTTATTGTTGCCTTGGGACGCTATTATGTTCATTAAAATTCCTCCATTGGGCCGTGTAGGTACCAAGGTACCGTAATTGATACAATGATAGATCACTTTATCCTACCCGTGAATGTTAATATTGGGTAGGATTATTATCATCTCTTTCTTTCTAATTCAATGAAAATTGGTTATAGGTAGTTGACATGTTGTGGGGTAGCTGTCTGTATTTTTATGTCGACCCCCTAAGATAATTGAAAAAAGATGTTCTGTACTGACTCCATTTGTAAATTGCAATTCAACTACCACATTTTTGCAGTGAGAATGCTTACCAG includes:
- the LOC131071476 gene encoding small ribosomal subunit protein bS6c; translated protein: MASTSLSPLPCLTLSSSSNLHSCLAFGEAGAGARATRAICRGKQMGGIKISHKYESLKASSVSASASLTLDSFFGESEDEGGEELKEKAKCPPGLRTYEMMLVLRPDISEEDRLALTQRYEEMIVAGGGIGVEVFNRGLIPLAYSIKKRVALTGELDTFLDGVYLLFTYFAKPETVLALETTIKKEDVVIRSSIFKIRERKY